The genome window GGTATCACGCCTTACATCCTGTCCAACGATCTCGAAGGTGAGTCGCGCGACGTCGGTATGGTGCATGCGGCGTTGGCGAAGCAGGTGGCGAAGTATGGTCAACCGTTTGCGAAACCATGCGTCATCCTGTCCGGCGGTGAAACAACCGTTACCGTGCGCGGCAAAGGTCGTGGCGGTCGCAATGCGGAATTCCTGTTGAGCCTGGCAGTGTCCCTGCAAGGTACCGCTGGCATCCATGCGCTGGCGTGTGATACCGATGGTATCGACGGTTCGGAAGATAACGCCGGCGCAATCTATCAGCCTGATTCATGGACGCGCGCAACTGAGCAAGGCCTGAATGCGAAAGCCATGCTGGAGAACAATGATGGTTATGGTTTCTTCAGCGCACTCGGTGACCTGATTGTCAGCGGTCCGACACGTACCAACGTGAACGACTTCCGCGCCATCCTGATTTTGTAATTTATTTTCCGCTGTGTTTGTATTGCAGGCATAGCGGTACCTATTTTTCATTTTTCATTTAAGAAGAAGATCTGTCATGAGACGTAATCGCAAAGCAAAAATCGTTGCTACCCTGGGCCCAGCAAGTGGTGATGTGGAAACCATCAGCGCATTGTTTGAAGCTGGCGTGGACATGTTCCGCTTCAACTTCAGCCATGGTTCGCACGAAGATCACCGCGCACGTCACGAAATCGTGCGTAGCCTGGAAACCAAATACGGCCGTCCGGTTGCCATCCTCTGCGATCTGCAAGGTCCGAAGATTCGTCTGGGTACCTTCAATGGCGATTCCGCTGTGTTGGCTGAAGGTTCACAATTCGTGCTCGACCGCGATCAGACCCCAGGTGATGCAACACGCGTTTACCTGCCACATCCTGAACTGTTCGCGGTTGTCAAAGCTGGTCAAAACCTGTTGTTTGATGACGGCAAAATTCGTGTTTCGATCGAAAGCAACTCGGGTGACCGCATCGTCACACGTGTGACTACGGGCGGCAAGATTTCGAACCGCAAAGGCGTCAACGTGCCAGACGCAATTCTGCCGATCCCTGCAATGACACCGAAAGATCTGGTTGATCTGGAATTTGCATTGTCGTTGGGCGTGGACTGGGTAGCTCTGTCGTTCGTGCAACAAGTTTCCGATATCGAAGATGCACGCAAGATCATCGGCGACCGCGCCCTGATTCAATCGAAGATCGAAAAACCAGCAGCAATGCTCGACATCGATGCGATCTGCAAAGCTTCCGACTCCGTCATGGTTGCTCGTGGTGATTTGGGTGTTGAACTGCCGATCTCGCAAGTGCCGCGCGCTCAGAAAGAAATCATCCGTGTATCGCGTAAATACGGCCGTCCAACTATCGTTGCAACACACATGTTGGAATCGATGACCGAATCGCCTATGCCAACCCGTGCAGAAGCATCGGACGTTGCCAACGCCATTTACGAAGGCGCAGATGCCGTGATGTTGTCTGCGGAATCGGCCAGCGGCAAGAACCCTGTTCGTGCCGTTCAAATGATGGACAGCATCATTAAAGAAGTGGAAAGCGATCCGGTCTACCGCACACTGCTGGATGCACAGCAAGTGACACCACGTCCAACGGCGGAAGATGCAATCTGCAACGCCTTGCGTGACACCACGGCTGCGATCAAAGCCGTCGCTACTGTGACATATACCAAATCCGGTAGCACCAGCATGAGCGCTGCGCGTGTACGTCCGACCACGTCGATCCTGAGCATCACTCCAGAACTGAAGACCGCACGTCGTCTGGCATGGGTTTGGGGTATCCACTCGATCGTTGGTGGCCAGGATGTTAAGTCTGTTGATGACATGGTCAGCGAAGCAGTGGCGGCCGCTGTGCATGAAGGTTTTGCCAAGAAGGGTGATTACATCGCTATCTCGGCTGGCTTG of Janthinobacterium sp. Marseille contains these proteins:
- the pyk gene encoding pyruvate kinase; this encodes MRRNRKAKIVATLGPASGDVETISALFEAGVDMFRFNFSHGSHEDHRARHEIVRSLETKYGRPVAILCDLQGPKIRLGTFNGDSAVLAEGSQFVLDRDQTPGDATRVYLPHPELFAVVKAGQNLLFDDGKIRVSIESNSGDRIVTRVTTGGKISNRKGVNVPDAILPIPAMTPKDLVDLEFALSLGVDWVALSFVQQVSDIEDARKIIGDRALIQSKIEKPAAMLDIDAICKASDSVMVARGDLGVELPISQVPRAQKEIIRVSRKYGRPTIVATHMLESMTESPMPTRAEASDVANAIYEGADAVMLSAESASGKNPVRAVQMMDSIIKEVESDPVYRTLLDAQQVTPRPTAEDAICNALRDTTAAIKAVATVTYTKSGSTSMSAARVRPTTSILSITPELKTARRLAWVWGIHSIVGGQDVKSVDDMVSEAVAAAVHEGFAKKGDYIAISAGLPFGESGTTNLLHIATVK